A region of Cloacibacillus sp. DNA encodes the following proteins:
- a CDS encoding LapA family protein, with the protein MKSYILAIVVTMFLSALFAFQNIGEVTVRFLFFEWTLPQGVWEVVLFSSGAAIMWFFSLFSVFEVRSKYKKELKAKDEKIASLEQEKKTILESLTMKAHTAPLDESETQQTGSATGTETAE; encoded by the coding sequence TTGAAAAGCTATATTCTTGCGATCGTTGTTACTATGTTTCTCTCTGCGCTTTTTGCCTTTCAGAACATCGGAGAGGTGACTGTAAGGTTCCTGTTTTTTGAGTGGACTTTGCCGCAGGGGGTCTGGGAGGTAGTGCTCTTCTCGTCGGGCGCCGCCATAATGTGGTTCTTCTCGCTGTTCTCTGTATTTGAAGTTCGTTCCAAGTATAAAAAAGAATTAAAGGCGAAAGACGAAAAGATAGCCTCTTTAGAACAGGAAAAGAAGACTATCCTTGAATCGCTGACAATGAAGGCCCACACGGCGCCGCTGGATGAAAGCGAAACGCAGCAGACGGGCTCCGCCACGGGAACTGAAACGGCAGAATAA
- the secF gene encoding protein translocase subunit SecF has translation MATFDASKLHFPFMKYRMVLLGISLVCIIASLGLFFAKGLNLGVDFTGGLVLQVKFEKSVDVAEVRAALSGIGQGNATIQAFDNSDILLRFQAQDDNVRKQVLETLKEKIGPYKVLRIDKIGPVVGKELRAQAAYSLLLALAGILLYMAYRFRFRFGAVAVASLMHDVIIMLGVYSLTGKEVSVTFIAAILTVAGYSLNDSIVVLDRIRENWGSINSKGIVALVDNSINQTLSRTINTSLTTLLPVISMYIFGGEVISNFAFAFLIGIGVGTYSSIYIASSLLVEWYIRSPKYK, from the coding sequence ATGGCTACATTTGACGCTTCAAAATTACATTTCCCATTTATGAAATACCGGATGGTGCTGCTTGGCATCAGCCTTGTCTGCATAATCGCGTCCCTTGGGCTCTTCTTCGCCAAAGGGCTGAACCTGGGAGTCGACTTTACCGGAGGACTTGTCCTTCAGGTGAAATTTGAAAAGTCCGTAGACGTAGCGGAGGTCCGCGCGGCGTTAAGCGGCATCGGACAGGGCAACGCGACGATACAGGCCTTTGACAACAGCGACATACTCCTGCGCTTCCAGGCTCAGGATGATAACGTCCGCAAGCAGGTGCTTGAGACGCTGAAAGAAAAAATCGGCCCCTACAAGGTGCTGCGCATCGACAAAATAGGCCCGGTGGTCGGAAAAGAGCTTCGCGCTCAGGCGGCCTACTCGCTTCTGCTCGCTCTTGCCGGCATCCTGCTGTACATGGCCTATCGTTTCCGTTTCCGTTTCGGAGCCGTGGCGGTAGCCTCGCTCATGCATGACGTCATAATCATGCTTGGCGTCTACAGCCTCACAGGAAAAGAGGTCTCCGTCACATTCATCGCGGCCATCCTCACAGTCGCGGGCTACTCGTTGAACGACTCCATAGTCGTCCTCGACCGTATCCGCGAAAACTGGGGCAGCATAAACAGCAAGGGCATCGTGGCGCTCGTCGACAACTCCATCAACCAGACGCTGTCGCGCACCATCAACACCTCGCTCACGACGCTGCTTCCAGTCATTTCGATGTACATCTTCGGCGGCGAGGTAATAAGCAACTTTGCCTTCGCCTTCCTGATAGGCATCGGCGTCGGCACCTACAGCTCCATCTACATCGCAAGCTCGCTGCTTGTGGAATGGTATATAAGGTCGCCGAAATATAAATAA
- a CDS encoding DHH family phosphoesterase yields the protein MVVRCTRDELNIFTQSEVSAEIAAKFNCSPFQASLLEMRGLTADVMPREVENWLSPHLPHLLEKLDLGATNNKAAELVRKLSSSSDVVVYGDYDVDGISSTAIAMELALSYKAHVRYFIPHRFNQGYGLHKDVAETIAKRKCDLVIVVDCGSQDAEAVEILKKHGIPVVVFDHHLVEGTVAACDTIVNPQIAGDAAAKRLCATGVIWSWIWQNELLPQKQLLKLLDVVALATIADCVSMASSLNRALVREGLKSIRANARPGLNILMEQLGITPAAIDTEDLAMKIIPCLNAAGRLYLADLAVDILFPSTHLETNVGRLIALNRKRRELSSKILEQVDEFSSGRFKYVLTNDDWSVGVLSSVASRICGERNTPVALVAAVGEIMRGTLRMPAGGDAVGVLKRLAPMLNTWGGHRLAAGFSVKMENWEPLREQMERMLSEIKVVNEKCDLLYWNPVNLNIETWHEAVALGPFGMENPAPLLYAPYGGQMKLLPLGKTGKHVKIELGAASLLAFGAADMLREERPIDGWVYKPRLDTWRNVTSLQFVLEKIVTHDG from the coding sequence TTGGTAGTTCGCTGCACCAGAGATGAACTGAACATTTTTACCCAGTCCGAGGTCTCAGCGGAAATAGCGGCGAAATTTAATTGTTCTCCATTTCAGGCGTCATTGCTGGAAATGCGCGGCCTCACAGCCGATGTAATGCCGCGTGAAGTAGAAAATTGGCTTTCTCCCCATTTACCGCACCTGTTGGAGAAACTTGACCTGGGCGCAACAAACAATAAGGCGGCAGAGCTTGTGAGAAAACTTTCTTCAAGCTCCGATGTCGTTGTATACGGAGATTACGACGTTGACGGTATCTCATCCACCGCCATAGCTATGGAACTTGCGCTTTCCTACAAGGCGCACGTAAGATATTTCATCCCTCACCGCTTCAATCAGGGTTACGGGCTTCATAAAGACGTGGCGGAGACGATCGCAAAAAGAAAGTGCGACCTCGTCATCGTCGTCGACTGCGGCTCTCAGGACGCGGAGGCCGTAGAGATATTAAAAAAACACGGCATCCCCGTCGTAGTATTCGACCATCATCTCGTTGAGGGAACTGTGGCTGCGTGTGACACGATAGTGAACCCGCAGATAGCGGGGGACGCCGCGGCAAAAAGGCTCTGCGCCACCGGCGTGATATGGAGCTGGATATGGCAGAACGAGCTTCTTCCGCAGAAACAGCTTTTAAAGCTGCTCGACGTGGTCGCGCTTGCTACCATCGCGGACTGCGTTTCGATGGCCTCGTCGCTGAACAGGGCGCTAGTTCGTGAAGGACTGAAGTCCATACGCGCAAACGCAAGGCCCGGCCTCAACATATTGATGGAACAGCTTGGGATAACTCCCGCCGCTATCGACACGGAAGACCTCGCGATGAAGATAATCCCGTGTCTCAACGCGGCGGGCCGCCTCTATCTGGCAGACCTCGCGGTCGACATACTCTTTCCGAGCACACATCTGGAAACCAACGTAGGACGCCTCATTGCGTTAAACCGCAAAAGGCGGGAGCTTTCGTCGAAGATTCTAGAACAGGTGGACGAGTTCAGCAGCGGCCGCTTTAAATACGTGCTGACAAACGACGATTGGTCTGTCGGCGTATTGAGCAGCGTCGCAAGCAGGATATGCGGCGAAAGGAACACTCCCGTGGCTCTTGTAGCCGCGGTCGGCGAAATAATGCGCGGAACGCTGCGTATGCCGGCGGGCGGAGACGCGGTCGGCGTTTTAAAACGCCTCGCCCCGATGCTCAACACATGGGGCGGACACAGGCTCGCCGCAGGCTTCAGCGTTAAAATGGAAAACTGGGAGCCTCTGCGCGAACAGATGGAGCGGATGCTCTCTGAGATAAAGGTCGTCAACGAAAAATGCGACCTGCTTTACTGGAACCCGGTAAATTTGAATATAGAGACATGGCATGAGGCTGTGGCGCTCGGCCCCTTCGGAATGGAAAACCCGGCGCCCCTGCTTTACGCGCCCTACGGCGGGCAGATGAAGCTGCTGCCGCTTGGTAAGACAGGAAAGCACGTCAAGATAGAGCTTGGCGCCGCTTCGCTTCTGGCCTTCGGCGCGGCCGACATGCTGCGCGAAGAGCGTCCTATCGACGGATGGGTCTATAAACCCCGTTTGGATACGTGGCGGAATGTGACGTCGCTGCAATTCGTACTTGAAAAAATCGTCACACACGATGGATAA
- the yajC gene encoding preprotein translocase subunit YajC — translation MGQQGGLMGMMLPLAMFAAIFYFMIIRPQKKKQKAHDDMLANISKGDTVITAGGFFGVVREVLDDSYIIELDEGVKARILKSSISMKKSDGSAVSAQPKKKKAKKQDGAQDDVKPAELESQAGDAQAIEAAATDGAPAEAVIEDQIIDSEAKADEAKKEA, via the coding sequence TTGGGTCAGCAGGGCGGTTTGATGGGGATGATGTTGCCTCTCGCAATGTTTGCGGCGATTTTCTATTTTATGATTATCAGGCCGCAGAAGAAAAAGCAGAAGGCTCACGATGACATGCTTGCCAATATCAGCAAAGGCGATACAGTCATCACGGCCGGAGGATTTTTCGGCGTAGTTCGCGAGGTGCTCGACGACAGCTATATCATTGAGCTTGACGAAGGCGTGAAGGCGCGTATCCTCAAGAGCTCCATATCAATGAAGAAGTCCGACGGATCTGCGGTAAGCGCGCAGCCAAAGAAGAAAAAGGCGAAGAAGCAGGACGGCGCTCAGGACGATGTGAAACCGGCTGAACTGGAATCACAGGCCGGCGATGCTCAGGCCATAGAGGCCGCGGCGACAGACGGCGCTCCCGCCGAAGCCGTTATAGAAGATCAGATCATCGATTCAGAAGCAAAAGCTGATGAAGCAAAAAAAGAGGCTTAA
- the dtd gene encoding D-aminoacyl-tRNA deacylase — protein sequence MKALLQRVTKAGVSVSGEVIGEIQKGIVVLLGVYPDDTQQDIDWLSEKIINLRIFDDEDGKMNLSAADIRGEILVISQFTLCGECKKGRRPSWAKAAAPEFANEMYEKFIDSVKKSGLFVAHGQFQAYMAVDIHNDGPVTLMIDTKE from the coding sequence ATGAAGGCGCTCTTGCAGAGAGTGACGAAAGCCGGAGTATCCGTAAGCGGAGAAGTGATAGGCGAGATCCAAAAAGGCATAGTCGTGCTTTTGGGAGTTTATCCTGATGATACGCAGCAGGATATAGATTGGCTCTCAGAAAAAATAATAAATCTTCGCATTTTTGACGACGAAGATGGTAAAATGAATCTTTCAGCGGCAGATATAAGAGGGGAAATTCTTGTAATATCTCAGTTCACCCTCTGCGGCGAGTGTAAGAAAGGCCGCCGTCCGTCATGGGCCAAAGCGGCCGCGCCGGAGTTTGCCAATGAGATGTACGAAAAATTTATTGATTCGGTCAAAAAGAGCGGGCTTTTCGTCGCGCATGGACAGTTTCAGGCCTATATGGCCGTAGACATCCACAACGACGGGCCTGTGACCCTAATGATAGATACTAAGGAGTGA
- the secD gene encoding protein translocase subunit SecD → MLKRDKWRLIFVIAVILIAAAVAFPIKGKVRLGLDLRGGVHIILQAKGTPENPLTPDSLERLLVVLRSRIDQYGIAEPVIQREGDDRIAVDLPGIEDPEAALDLIGRTAVLQFRQVLGESPHVPAKPVRSNYDSDEQFKTAQERWTKAKAEVDVYIDQMKEAVKGNADMMVAKGENSGAYLLGKQYVGGAELTKAETNFDQFGKAAVSLKFNTDGAKLFDEATAVNIGKQIAIVLDGVVISAPVVQQRISGGEAQITGSFSTEEANRLAIMLRAGALPVNVEILENRSVGPTLGADSIHEGVKSGLIGAALVVVFMIVYYGLLGIAADIALAVAMLLVVATLIALKSTLTLPGIGGMVLTIGMAVDGNILIYERMKEEFRSGKTLMAALDAGFRKALVVILDSNITTLIAAAILFYFGSGPIRGFAVTLSIGVVASVFCNTVVTRTLLGIVLSARKNHTL, encoded by the coding sequence ATGCTAAAGAGAGACAAATGGCGGCTTATATTTGTCATAGCAGTAATTTTGATTGCCGCGGCAGTTGCATTTCCAATAAAAGGCAAGGTCCGTCTCGGGCTTGACTTAAGAGGCGGTGTACATATCATTCTGCAGGCAAAGGGGACTCCGGAAAATCCGCTTACCCCCGACAGCCTTGAAAGGCTGCTCGTAGTTCTTCGTTCCCGTATCGACCAATATGGCATAGCGGAGCCCGTTATCCAGCGCGAAGGCGACGACCGTATAGCTGTCGACCTTCCCGGCATCGAAGACCCGGAAGCGGCGCTTGATCTCATCGGACGCACCGCGGTGCTGCAATTCCGCCAGGTGCTCGGAGAATCTCCGCACGTTCCCGCAAAACCGGTGCGCTCAAACTACGACAGCGACGAACAGTTCAAAACTGCGCAGGAACGTTGGACCAAGGCTAAAGCTGAAGTCGACGTTTACATAGACCAGATGAAAGAGGCCGTCAAAGGCAACGCTGACATGATGGTCGCAAAGGGCGAAAACAGCGGAGCCTACCTCCTCGGCAAGCAGTATGTTGGAGGCGCGGAGCTTACAAAGGCCGAAACAAACTTCGACCAGTTCGGCAAAGCCGCGGTATCGCTGAAATTCAACACGGACGGCGCAAAGCTCTTTGACGAAGCGACGGCGGTCAACATAGGCAAGCAGATAGCCATCGTGCTTGACGGCGTAGTGATCTCAGCGCCGGTCGTACAGCAGCGCATCTCCGGAGGAGAGGCTCAGATAACAGGCTCCTTCTCAACGGAAGAGGCGAACAGGTTGGCCATCATGCTCCGCGCGGGCGCACTTCCCGTCAACGTCGAGATACTTGAAAACCGCTCTGTTGGGCCGACGCTCGGCGCGGACTCCATCCATGAAGGCGTGAAGTCCGGCCTCATAGGCGCTGCGCTCGTCGTAGTATTCATGATAGTCTACTACGGACTGCTTGGCATCGCGGCCGACATCGCGCTTGCAGTCGCAATGCTCCTGGTCGTGGCTACGCTCATCGCGCTTAAATCGACGCTTACTCTGCCAGGCATCGGAGGCATGGTGCTTACGATAGGCATGGCGGTCGACGGCAACATTCTCATATACGAAAGAATGAAAGAGGAGTTCCGTTCCGGCAAGACCCTTATGGCGGCGCTTGACGCCGGCTTCCGCAAGGCGCTTGTCGTCATTCTGGACTCAAATATCACGACCCTCATCGCAGCCGCGATACTCTTCTACTTTGGAAGCGGCCCGATCCGCGGTTTCGCTGTAACACTGAGCATTGGCGTCGTGGCCTCCGTCTTCTGCAACACTGTGGTGACACGCACGCTGCTTGGCATAGTCCTTTCAGCGCGCAAGAATCACACCTTATAA
- a CDS encoding redox-sensing transcriptional repressor Rex produces MRVAEPTVERLIQYYRLLTLMKEEGRKVVSSLQMGEMLGIKASQVRKDLSYFGEIGKRGVGYHVNRLCAHIENILSSPRVWHVALVGVGNLGTALMGHTAFQSYKFTVEALFDVDPDKVGKKLMGVECFHTDDIAAVMEEKNIEVLLLAVPAAAAQACVDKAALSPTLKGILAFTPATVVVPDRILFYRVDIFVELEKLLFFLKEQEKTPLN; encoded by the coding sequence ATGAGGGTAGCGGAACCAACTGTAGAAAGACTGATCCAGTACTATCGCCTGCTCACGCTGATGAAGGAAGAGGGGCGCAAAGTCGTTTCGTCGCTTCAGATGGGCGAGATGCTTGGAATAAAGGCAAGTCAGGTGAGGAAAGACCTTTCCTATTTCGGAGAGATAGGAAAGCGCGGCGTTGGTTATCATGTGAATCGTCTCTGCGCGCACATCGAAAACATACTTTCATCTCCGCGCGTCTGGCACGTGGCGCTCGTAGGCGTCGGCAACCTTGGAACGGCGCTCATGGGACACACGGCCTTTCAGAGCTACAAGTTCACTGTAGAGGCGCTCTTTGACGTCGACCCTGACAAGGTCGGCAAAAAGCTGATGGGCGTCGAGTGCTTCCACACCGACGACATCGCCGCTGTAATGGAAGAAAAAAATATCGAGGTGCTGCTGCTGGCAGTTCCCGCGGCCGCGGCTCAGGCCTGCGTCGACAAGGCCGCGCTTTCGCCGACCTTAAAAGGCATATTGGCCTTTACGCCGGCCACGGTAGTCGTGCCCGACCGTATCTTGTTTTACAGAGTTGACATCTTCGTCGAGCTTGAAAAGCTTCTTTTCTTCTTGAAGGAGCAGGAAAAAACACCGTTAAATTAA
- the eno gene encoding phosphopyruvate hydratase — MARIENIHAREILDSRGYPTVEVEVRLDSGTIGGASVPCGASTGRYEAFELRDKDNGRYGGRGVQKAVKNINEAIAPALKGVDPSEQALADGIMTELDGTMHKVRLGANAILAVSLACARAASNELVIPLWRYLGGLNASLMPVPMMNIVNGGAHADNNINIQEFLIVPHGAPSFSESLRMGSETYHALKAILARGGKPTGTGDEGGFACDFRDPDEILDTIMLAIREAGYQPGKEISIGLDVAATQFLKDGAYCFPDVKCRYTSGDLIDMYENICSKYPIISIEDGLAEDDWQGWVSLTERLGKKIQLIGDDLFVTHTDRLKMGVEKGAANSILIKPNQIGTLTETLNVAELAARSGYNIIISHRSGETSDSFIADLAVATGAGQIKAGSPHGMDRVRKYNRLIRIEEALGKRAVFAGKPSLRG; from the coding sequence ATGGCACGTATTGAGAATATCCACGCCAGAGAGATATTGGACTCCCGGGGTTATCCCACGGTAGAGGTCGAAGTGAGGCTCGACTCCGGCACAATAGGCGGCGCGAGCGTGCCGTGCGGCGCGTCGACGGGAAGGTACGAAGCCTTTGAATTAAGAGACAAAGACAACGGCCGCTACGGCGGACGCGGGGTCCAGAAGGCGGTCAAAAATATAAACGAGGCCATAGCTCCCGCGCTTAAAGGCGTAGACCCGTCGGAACAGGCTCTGGCCGACGGCATAATGACGGAGCTTGACGGCACGATGCACAAGGTGCGTCTTGGCGCAAACGCCATACTCGCGGTCTCCCTGGCCTGCGCGCGCGCCGCGTCCAATGAGCTTGTCATCCCGCTTTGGCGCTACCTCGGAGGGCTCAACGCCTCTTTGATGCCCGTGCCTATGATGAACATAGTAAACGGCGGAGCGCACGCCGACAATAACATCAACATCCAGGAATTTCTCATCGTACCGCACGGAGCGCCCTCCTTCTCCGAATCCCTGAGAATGGGTTCTGAGACCTACCACGCGCTGAAAGCGATCCTAGCGCGCGGCGGCAAGCCGACCGGCACGGGAGACGAAGGCGGCTTTGCCTGCGATTTCCGCGACCCGGACGAAATACTCGACACTATAATGCTTGCCATCAGAGAGGCCGGCTACCAGCCCGGAAAAGAGATCTCAATAGGGCTCGACGTGGCGGCGACGCAGTTCCTAAAGGACGGCGCCTACTGCTTCCCCGATGTCAAATGCCGATACACATCGGGCGACCTCATCGACATGTATGAAAACATTTGCTCAAAGTATCCCATCATCTCGATAGAAGACGGACTTGCCGAAGACGACTGGCAGGGCTGGGTCTCGCTCACGGAGCGCCTCGGCAAAAAGATACAGCTCATAGGCGATGACCTCTTTGTGACGCACACCGACAGGCTCAAAATGGGCGTTGAAAAGGGCGCGGCAAACTCCATACTGATAAAGCCGAACCAGATAGGCACTCTTACGGAAACTCTCAACGTGGCCGAGCTTGCCGCGCGTTCCGGATACAATATCATCATATCGCACCGGTCGGGTGAAACCTCCGACTCGTTCATCGCTGACCTTGCGGTGGCGACCGGCGCGGGACAGATAAAGGCCGGTTCTCCGCACGGCATGGACAGAGTAAGGAAGTACAACAGGCTGATACGCATAGAAGAAGCTCTTGGAAAGCGCGCCGTCTTTGCCGGCAAGCCTTCCTTGAGGGGATAG
- a CDS encoding bifunctional (p)ppGpp synthetase/guanosine-3',5'-bis(diphosphate) 3'-pyrophosphohydrolase, with protein sequence MNTENNNKKAPAPSVRSAHLTEIANMSGFSMGEKESRALMESFWGRIAEEQRVPSLRLAWQDLWSKAALYLTKEDMMTVGETFVYSSVAHGAQRRYTGEPYIIHTVSVAAILCSMEIDRVTIVASLLHDVLEDTPITPEQLKEKFGEEVVTLVDGVTKLGKLQFKSLEEYQAENIRKMFVVMAKDIRVVLIKLADRLHNMRTISSHRREKQLAIAHETIEIYAPLAHRLGIYHVKRELEDLSFRILDPEMYYDLKRRVRKKLPERELIIKEAMDILTKRLMEDGVEVSVKGRPKHFYSIYEKMRRKNLSLEQLYDLLALRVVVKTIGECYQVLGIVHTIWKPIPGLFDDYIANPKSNMYQSLHTTVVGPNGDPLEVQIRTREMHYLAEYGIAAHWNYKEGGQKVDNLDKGLTWIRKALETAPDSHDGEGDGVQFLDNLKTDVLSSDVFIFTPQGKVVSIPNGSTSIDFAYAVHTQIGHKCVGTMINGRIAPMDQQLQNGDIVRILTSPQGKPSRDWLKIAKSSRTRSKIKSWFRQQERQEREEKLKRGREMLEKEAARRSPATPNPLEAITSQLTHVARELGYLNLEELIISVGSSAHSPSSVLGRISPEEPKPSPETLPPAPPQRKEADSEIIVEGTQGVLVALAQCCRPIPGDPITGVVTQTHGISVHRKDCKNIEKADPAKHVTVSWGIAKNTRYTARIKVEGIEKQSLLGDIVQTITTMDGLIANVKANVVNNTRTRVTADLQVKDLEHLYRIIAKLNNISGILEITRG encoded by the coding sequence ATGAATACGGAGAACAATAACAAAAAAGCGCCGGCACCTAGCGTGCGATCGGCGCACCTCACAGAGATCGCGAACATGAGCGGTTTTTCGATGGGCGAAAAAGAAAGCCGCGCGTTGATGGAGAGCTTCTGGGGCCGCATCGCCGAGGAGCAGCGCGTCCCGTCGCTGCGTCTTGCGTGGCAGGACCTCTGGAGCAAGGCCGCGCTCTACCTGACAAAAGAAGATATGATGACAGTAGGCGAGACCTTCGTCTATTCCTCAGTGGCGCACGGCGCGCAGCGCAGGTACACAGGCGAACCGTACATAATACACACGGTGAGCGTCGCCGCCATCCTGTGCAGCATGGAGATAGACCGAGTCACAATAGTGGCCTCGCTGCTCCACGATGTGCTCGAAGACACGCCCATCACGCCGGAGCAGCTCAAAGAAAAATTCGGCGAAGAGGTCGTCACTCTTGTGGACGGCGTAACGAAGCTCGGCAAGCTGCAGTTCAAATCTCTTGAAGAATATCAGGCTGAAAACATTCGCAAGATGTTCGTCGTCATGGCGAAGGACATCCGCGTCGTCCTCATCAAACTGGCCGACCGCCTGCACAACATGCGCACCATCTCCTCCCACAGGCGCGAAAAACAGCTGGCCATAGCGCACGAAACGATAGAAATATACGCGCCGCTTGCGCACCGGCTTGGCATCTATCACGTAAAAAGGGAGCTCGAAGACCTCTCCTTCCGTATACTTGACCCAGAGATGTATTACGACCTCAAACGACGCGTGCGCAAAAAACTTCCCGAACGCGAGCTAATCATAAAAGAGGCGATGGACATCCTTACAAAACGCCTCATGGAAGACGGGGTGGAAGTCTCCGTCAAAGGCCGTCCGAAACATTTTTACAGCATCTACGAAAAAATGCGCCGCAAGAACCTGTCGCTCGAACAGCTCTACGACCTGCTTGCTCTGCGCGTGGTGGTGAAGACCATCGGCGAGTGCTATCAGGTGCTTGGCATAGTACACACCATCTGGAAACCTATCCCCGGGCTTTTTGACGACTATATAGCAAATCCGAAGAGCAACATGTACCAGTCGCTCCACACCACGGTGGTCGGGCCAAACGGCGACCCGCTTGAAGTGCAGATACGCACGCGCGAGATGCACTACCTGGCGGAGTACGGCATCGCCGCGCACTGGAACTACAAAGAGGGCGGACAAAAGGTCGACAACCTAGACAAAGGGCTTACCTGGATACGCAAAGCGCTCGAGACCGCGCCCGACAGCCACGACGGGGAGGGAGACGGCGTCCAGTTCCTCGACAACCTCAAAACGGACGTGCTTTCAAGTGACGTCTTTATCTTCACGCCGCAGGGCAAGGTCGTTTCAATACCGAACGGATCCACCTCGATAGATTTCGCCTACGCCGTCCACACGCAGATAGGCCATAAATGCGTAGGTACGATGATAAACGGCCGTATCGCGCCGATGGACCAGCAGCTTCAAAACGGCGACATCGTGCGCATCCTCACCTCGCCGCAGGGCAAACCGTCTCGTGACTGGCTCAAAATAGCAAAGTCAAGCCGCACAAGGTCAAAAATAAAATCATGGTTCAGGCAGCAGGAGAGGCAGGAGCGCGAAGAAAAACTAAAGCGCGGCCGCGAAATGCTCGAAAAAGAGGCAGCCCGCCGCAGCCCCGCCACGCCGAACCCGCTTGAAGCGATAACATCGCAGCTTACGCACGTAGCCCGCGAACTTGGCTATCTGAACCTTGAAGAACTGATAATCTCAGTAGGTTCAAGCGCCCATTCTCCTTCAAGCGTGCTTGGGCGCATCTCGCCGGAAGAGCCGAAGCCTTCGCCCGAGACGCTGCCGCCGGCCCCGCCCCAGCGCAAAGAGGCGGATTCCGAAATCATAGTTGAAGGCACGCAGGGGGTGCTCGTAGCCTTGGCCCAGTGCTGCCGCCCGATACCGGGAGACCCGATCACAGGCGTAGTCACTCAGACGCACGGCATCTCCGTCCACAGAAAAGACTGCAAGAACATTGAAAAGGCCGACCCGGCAAAACATGTCACAGTCTCGTGGGGCATCGCTAAAAACACGCGATACACCGCGCGCATCAAGGTGGAAGGCATCGAAAAGCAGTCGCTTCTTGGCGACATAGTGCAGACCATCACGACGATGGACGGCCTCATCGCAAACGTCAAGGCGAACGTCGTCAACAACACGCGCACGCGCGTAACGGCAGACCTGCAGGTGAAGGACTTGGAACACCTCTACCGCATCATAGCGAAGCTCAATAATATTTCAGGCATTTTAGAGATAACCAGGGGGTAG
- a CDS encoding MBL fold metallo-hydrolase — MNIKRFPLGALWTNCYLIWDDKGDGFIVDPGGPAEEVEDFIRSHDIKLQWILLTHGHNDHIGGIPGLRNLSDNGVAVHADDAECLTSAEKNLSTYMGASVEMPSADRLLHDGDKLKVGSMTVDVVHTPGHTLGGVCLLVTDTAKDEQFLVSGDTLFARSVGRSDLPGGDENVLIESLKKLDGLPDKMRVFPGHGPETTIGAEKRYNPYWPK, encoded by the coding sequence ATGAACATTAAGAGATTTCCGCTGGGGGCTCTGTGGACCAACTGTTATCTGATATGGGACGATAAAGGCGACGGCTTCATTGTAGACCCTGGCGGCCCGGCGGAAGAGGTGGAAGATTTTATCCGCAGTCACGACATCAAACTCCAGTGGATACTTTTGACGCACGGGCACAACGACCATATCGGCGGCATTCCCGGCCTGCGCAACCTCTCGGATAACGGCGTAGCGGTCCACGCGGACGACGCTGAGTGCCTGACAAGCGCCGAAAAAAATCTCTCCACCTACATGGGAGCCTCTGTTGAGATGCCGTCAGCCGACAGGCTGCTGCACGACGGAGACAAACTCAAGGTGGGCAGCATGACGGTCGACGTCGTCCACACGCCGGGCCATACGCTGGGAGGCGTCTGCCTGCTCGTCACAGACACCGCGAAGGACGAACAGTTCCTCGTTTCAGGCGACACGCTCTTTGCCCGTTCCGTAGGCAGAAGCGACCTTCCCGGAGGAGACGAGAACGTCCTCATCGAATCGCTGAAAAAACTTGACGGGCTTCCCGATAAAATGCGCGTCTTCCCAGGCCACGGCCCAGAGACGACGATAGGAGCCGAAAAGCGTTATAATCCCTACTGGCCTAAATAG